From the genome of Bactrocera oleae isolate idBacOlea1 chromosome 2, idBacOlea1, whole genome shotgun sequence, one region includes:
- the LOC138858878 gene encoding uncharacterized protein yields MNVEMPTNPTPTVRSAINVPRTGPIPAPRATAATTVTAVARNTAQPPPLVPPEPHRTRCPLCRRSHRLQHCSIFKSMQPCQRQRVAQAHGHCLNCLSLTHTTQECDSECSCQLCGRLHHTFLHRTSRRDVRQPPAPRSHGAVRRPPPSHPIQHQRPAAAPQYRPRNGRNETPARRRRPRASSRRPTGLSSVVATLQQLQNLLG; encoded by the coding sequence ATGAACGTGGAAATGCCGACAAATCCAACGCCAACCGTTCGATCGGCTATCAACGTGCCACGCACTGGGCCGATTCCGGCGCCTCGAGCCACCGCTGCAACAACTGTCACAGCTGTCGCGCGGAACACAGCACAACCACCGCCATTGGTGCCACCGGAGCCGCACCGCACCCGATGTCCGCTGTGTCGCCGCTCACACCGGCTACAGCACTGTAGCATCTTCAAATCCATGCAACCCTGTCAACGTCAGCGGGTAGCCCAGGCGCATGGACACTGCCTCAATTGCCTGAGTCTCACCCATACGACGCAAGAGTGTGACTCGGAGTGTTCATGTCAATTGTGCGGAAGGCTACACCATACGTTCCTTCACCGCACCTCCAGGCGCGATGTTCGGCAACCACCCGCACCACGCAGTCACGGCGCTGTCAGGCGACCGCCGCCCAGCCACCCGATACAACATCAACGCCCAGCTGCCGCTCCACAGTATCGTCCAAGAAATGGAAGGAACGAAACACCTGCACGGCGCCGACGGCCCAGAGCATCATCCCGCCgccccactggcctcagcagtgttgtagcaacgttgcaacaactgcagaatttgctaggctaa